A single Candidatus Tectomicrobia bacterium DNA region contains:
- a CDS encoding superoxide dismutase family protein, with protein MRAPIVVTAAAFAFLAAGAQAAAPERRGQGAARAALEAKSGSNVSGEVTFEEIRGRGVLVRVNARNVPPGLHGFHIHEKGDCSAPDATSAGGHFNPANRPHGAPGAKRNHAGDLGNLLADEGGNIKYESLHEGFTLARGRASALGKAVVLHAKPDDLKSQPAGDAGGRIACGVIQPVNPRPGGQQTRR; from the coding sequence ATGCGCGCACCCATCGTCGTGACAGCCGCCGCGTTCGCTTTCCTGGCCGCCGGGGCCCAGGCGGCCGCTCCGGAGAGGCGGGGCCAGGGGGCGGCCCGGGCGGCGCTCGAGGCGAAGAGCGGCAGCAACGTCTCGGGCGAGGTGACCTTCGAGGAGATCCGGGGCCGGGGCGTCCTGGTCCGGGTGAACGCCCGGAACGTGCCCCCTGGCCTGCACGGCTTCCACATCCACGAGAAGGGCGACTGCTCGGCGCCCGACGCCACGAGCGCGGGAGGGCACTTCAACCCCGCGAACCGGCCCCACGGCGCCCCGGGCGCGAAGCGGAACCACGCGGGCGACCTGGGCAACCTGCTGGCGGACGAGGGGGGGAACATCAAGTACGAGAGCCTGCACGAGGGCTTCACCCTGGCCCGCGGGCGGGCGTCCGCCCTGGGGAAGGCGGTGGTCCTTCACGCCAAGCCGGACGACCTCAAGAGCCAGCCCGCCGGGGACGCCGGAGGGCGCATCGCGTGCGGGGTGATCCAGCCGGTCAACCCGCGCCCGGGCGGGCAGCAGACCCGGCGATAG
- a CDS encoding VOC family protein, with amino-acid sequence MEVEYFDHVVFTARDVEAACAFYERVLGMERVAFDGGRVALRFGRHKINLHQAGREYLPRAAQALPGTQDLCFITRVPLAEAMAHVRACGVGIELGPVRKSGALGDIRSFYFRDPDGNLVEVSNYPEGEA; translated from the coding sequence ATGGAGGTGGAGTACTTCGACCACGTGGTCTTCACCGCGCGGGACGTGGAGGCGGCCTGCGCCTTCTACGAGCGGGTGCTGGGCATGGAGCGGGTGGCCTTCGACGGGGGCCGGGTGGCGCTGCGCTTCGGCCGCCACAAGATCAACCTCCACCAGGCGGGCCGGGAGTACCTGCCCCGGGCGGCCCAGGCCCTGCCCGGCACCCAGGACCTCTGCTTCATCACCCGGGTCCCCCTCGCGGAGGCCATGGCCCACGTGCGCGCCTGCGGGGTGGGGATCGAGCTGGGGCCGGTGCGCAAGAGCGGGGCGCTGGGGGACATCCGGTCGTTCTACTTCCGCGACCCGGACGGGAACCTCGTCGAGGTGTCGAACTACCCGGAGGGAGAGGCCTAG
- a CDS encoding RDD family protein codes for MPAPGGPAPAEEEGESMECPRCAREIVPDRLFCIWCDAFIPKPAAGVKASLVRRLLATVVDPLLGYIVFTVTLQIASGWSRSPFDDSPLWFAQVASIAYMAIGLLLMRRGLTPGKWLLGERVVHKMTGEPAGFWRMVLREVVGKAVSGIFFGLGYLWAIWDRDAQAWHDKIADTVVLKEERPAPLTPARSGFRPGTSTP; via the coding sequence ATGCCCGCCCCGGGCGGCCCCGCCCCGGCGGAGGAGGAAGGAGAGAGCATGGAGTGCCCGCGCTGCGCCCGCGAGATCGTGCCCGATCGCCTCTTCTGCATCTGGTGCGACGCCTTCATCCCCAAGCCGGCGGCAGGGGTGAAGGCCAGCCTGGTGCGGCGCCTGCTGGCCACCGTGGTCGACCCCCTGCTCGGCTACATCGTCTTCACCGTGACCCTCCAGATCGCCTCCGGGTGGTCCCGGAGCCCCTTCGACGATTCCCCCCTTTGGTTCGCCCAGGTGGCCTCGATCGCCTACATGGCGATCGGGCTCCTGCTGATGCGCCGGGGGCTCACCCCGGGCAAATGGCTGCTCGGGGAGCGGGTGGTGCACAAGATGACGGGCGAGCCGGCCGGCTTCTGGCGGATGGTGCTCCGGGAAGTCGTGGGCAAGGCGGTGAGCGGGATATTCTTCGGGCTGGGCTACCTGTGGGCCATCTGGGACCGCGACGCCCAGGCCTGGCACGACAAGATTGCGGATACCGTGGTGCTCAAGGAGGAGCGCCCCGCGCCTCTCACCCCAGCGCGCAGCGGCTTCCGGCCCGGCACCAGCACGCCCTGA
- a CDS encoding GNAT family N-acetyltransferase — translation MPFPAFATFIPLETARLILRPASPADAPAIEPLLSEWEVARHTARVPHPFPEGGAEAWLALASGEREAGRGLMLAIEEKAAGRLTGCIGLETGDNEGRLEIGYWIGRPFWGRGYATEAVRALTGWAFGHLPIREIKAGVFPDNAASMRVLEKAGFRLAGRGVHPAPARGGEREVLLYVLRREA, via the coding sequence ATGCCCTTCCCCGCCTTCGCCACGTTCATCCCCCTGGAGACGGCGCGGCTCATCCTCCGCCCCGCCAGTCCGGCGGACGCCCCCGCCATCGAGCCCCTCCTCTCGGAGTGGGAGGTGGCCCGCCACACGGCGCGGGTGCCGCATCCTTTCCCCGAGGGCGGCGCGGAGGCCTGGCTCGCCCTCGCCTCGGGGGAGCGGGAGGCGGGCCGGGGCCTCATGCTCGCCATCGAGGAGAAGGCGGCGGGGCGGCTCACCGGGTGCATCGGTCTCGAAACCGGGGACAACGAGGGCCGGCTGGAGATCGGCTACTGGATCGGCCGGCCCTTCTGGGGGCGGGGCTACGCCACCGAGGCGGTGCGGGCGCTGACCGGGTGGGCGTTCGGCCATTTGCCGATACGCGAGATCAAGGCGGGGGTTTTTCCGGACAACGCGGCCTCGATGCGGGTGCTGGAGAAGGCGGGCTTCCGGCTGGCGGGGCGGGGAGTCCATCCCGCGCCCGCGCGGGGCGGGGAGCGGGAGGTGCTCCTTTACGTCCTGCGACGGGAGGCGTAG
- a CDS encoding uracil-DNA glycosylase — translation MVFLRPAPTGDAVAERDEIARALLGHMKSLRAAGVQYVSLAARPRAEGTPSPARTAPSAPAPVPRPAAYPPAEAPSAVKEAPAQAFSPPQAPPRTVQPGLLPMMEISPMSPPAASGRKGSLPAPPPLPFDPEEEMTLEALGLAVAGCLRCKLGAGRTNLVFGVGSPKAKLVFVGEAPGADEDAQGIPFVGRAGQMLTKMIENVIEVPRSEVYICNILKCRPPGNRNPEPDEIASCEPYLKKQLAIIRPRLIVALGKFAAQWLLQTKTPIGKLRGKFGRYQGVPCLATYHPAYLLRNPGDKRLVLEDLKKVKAVYFGEKEPEIEIFG, via the coding sequence ATGGTTTTCCTCCGCCCCGCCCCCACCGGTGACGCCGTGGCCGAACGCGACGAGATCGCCCGGGCCCTGCTCGGGCACATGAAAAGCCTCCGCGCCGCGGGGGTGCAGTACGTCTCCCTCGCGGCCCGGCCCCGGGCGGAGGGGACGCCTTCGCCCGCCCGGACCGCGCCTTCGGCCCCCGCGCCTGTGCCGCGCCCGGCGGCCTACCCCCCGGCGGAGGCCCCCTCGGCCGTGAAGGAAGCCCCTGCGCAGGCTTTCTCCCCGCCGCAGGCGCCGCCCCGGACGGTCCAGCCCGGGCTCCTGCCGATGATGGAGATTTCCCCGATGTCCCCTCCCGCCGCCTCCGGGCGCAAGGGCTCCCTCCCCGCGCCCCCGCCCCTGCCCTTCGACCCGGAGGAGGAGATGACCCTGGAGGCGCTCGGCCTCGCGGTGGCGGGCTGCCTGCGCTGCAAGCTCGGGGCGGGGCGGACGAACCTCGTCTTCGGCGTGGGGAGCCCCAAGGCCAAGCTCGTCTTCGTGGGGGAGGCGCCGGGGGCGGACGAGGATGCCCAGGGCATCCCCTTCGTGGGGCGGGCGGGCCAGATGCTCACCAAGATGATCGAGAACGTGATCGAGGTCCCGCGCAGTGAAGTGTACATCTGCAACATCCTGAAGTGCCGCCCGCCTGGCAACCGCAACCCCGAGCCGGACGAGATCGCCTCCTGCGAGCCCTACCTCAAGAAGCAGCTCGCCATCATCCGGCCCCGGCTCATCGTGGCGCTCGGCAAGTTCGCCGCGCAGTGGCTGCTCCAGACCAAGACCCCCATCGGCAAGCTGCGGGGGAAGTTCGGCCGCTACCAGGGCGTCCCCTGCCTCGCGACCTACCATCCGGCCTACCTGCTGCGGAACCCGGGCGACAAGCGCCTCGTGCTCGAGGACCTGAAGAAGGTGAAGGCGGTCTACTTCGGCGAGAAGGAGCCGGAGATCGAGATCTTCGGGTAG
- the gmk gene encoding guanylate kinase yields the protein MSRRRGHIFVLSAPSGTGKSSLIERAVREIPGIWHSVSATTRPPRSYEKEGVHYFFLTPEDFHRRIKASGFLEWAEVFGDHYGTPSDGVDRKLEAGEDVIMDLDVQGALQVKRRRPDATLIFVMPPSIEELAKRLRKRGAEAEDRIARRLARAEEEMSRRALYDYVIVNEDLDAAFRELSDIIAAHRSKAAGAGA from the coding sequence ATGAGCCGCCGCCGAGGCCACATCTTCGTGCTCTCCGCGCCGTCGGGCACGGGAAAGTCCTCCCTGATCGAGCGCGCGGTGCGCGAGATCCCGGGCATCTGGCACTCCGTCAGCGCCACGACGCGCCCGCCCCGGAGCTACGAGAAGGAGGGCGTGCATTATTTCTTCCTCACGCCGGAGGACTTCCACCGGCGGATCAAGGCCAGCGGCTTCCTGGAGTGGGCCGAGGTGTTCGGCGACCACTACGGCACTCCCTCCGACGGGGTGGACCGCAAGCTGGAGGCGGGCGAGGACGTGATCATGGACCTCGACGTGCAGGGGGCCCTCCAGGTGAAGCGCCGCCGCCCGGACGCCACTCTCATCTTCGTCATGCCTCCCTCGATCGAGGAACTCGCCAAGCGGCTCCGCAAGCGCGGGGCCGAGGCCGAGGACCGCATCGCGCGGCGGCTCGCGCGCGCCGAGGAGGAGATGTCCCGGCGCGCCCTCTACGACTACGTCATCGTGAACGAGGACCTGGACGCGGCCTTCCGGGAACTCTCGGACATCATCGCCGCGCACCGGTCGAAGGCGGCGGGGGCGGGCGCATGA
- a CDS encoding YicC family protein, whose product MATESMTGYGSGQRPLRGGTLTVEARSVNHRFLEASVRGPRWSLSLESEVREAIKARFARGRFDVYIRLDETADGAPAVDPAAARALVNSLRALAKDLKLPGDVDISLLAGFRDALRPQESSFAEEELRGPLLGALGEALDTLGGMRRREGAALDLDLMGLLAEVERICGEIRERVPEAREAIQSRLRERLVKLAEGLTLDPGRLEQELIYAAERGDISEELSRLESHIVQFREMLAAPGPAGRKLDFLVQEMNREANTIASKSSDLPLTQRAVDLKSAIERIREQVQNAE is encoded by the coding sequence ATGGCCACGGAGAGCATGACCGGCTACGGCTCCGGCCAGCGCCCCCTGCGCGGGGGCACCCTGACGGTGGAGGCCCGGTCGGTGAATCACCGCTTCCTCGAGGCCTCCGTCCGCGGCCCGCGCTGGTCGCTCTCCCTGGAGAGCGAGGTCCGGGAGGCCATCAAGGCCCGCTTCGCCCGGGGGCGCTTCGACGTCTACATCCGCCTGGACGAGACCGCGGACGGCGCGCCCGCCGTGGACCCGGCCGCCGCCCGCGCCCTCGTGAACTCCCTCCGGGCGCTCGCCAAGGACCTGAAGCTGCCGGGGGACGTGGACATCTCCCTCCTGGCCGGGTTCCGGGACGCCCTGCGGCCCCAGGAGTCGTCCTTCGCCGAGGAGGAGCTGCGCGGGCCCCTGCTCGGCGCCCTCGGCGAGGCCCTGGACACCCTGGGCGGCATGCGCCGCCGGGAGGGGGCGGCCCTGGACCTCGACCTCATGGGCCTCCTGGCCGAGGTGGAGCGCATCTGCGGCGAGATCCGGGAGCGGGTGCCCGAGGCGCGCGAGGCCATCCAGTCCCGGCTGCGCGAGCGCCTCGTGAAGCTCGCCGAGGGCCTGACCCTGGACCCGGGCCGGCTGGAGCAGGAGCTCATCTACGCGGCCGAGCGCGGGGACATCAGCGAGGAGCTGAGCCGGCTCGAGAGCCACATCGTGCAGTTCCGGGAGATGCTGGCGGCGCCCGGCCCGGCGGGGCGGAAGCTCGACTTCCTCGTGCAGGAGATGAACCGGGAGGCCAACACCATCGCCTCGAAATCCTCCGACCTTCCCCTCACCCAGCGTGCCGTGGACCTCAAGAGCGCCATCGAGCGGATCCGCGAGCAGGTGCAGAACGCCGAATGA